A region from the Haliaeetus albicilla chromosome 16, bHalAlb1.1, whole genome shotgun sequence genome encodes:
- the LOC104311142 gene encoding protein argonaute-4 isoform X1, with translation MEALGPGPPASLFQPPRRPGLGTVGKPIRLLANHFQVQIPKIDVYHYDVDIKPEKRPRRVNREVVDTMVRHFKMQIFGDRQPGYDGKRNMYTAHPLPIGRDRVDMEVTLPGEGKDQTFKVSIQWVSVVSLQLLLEALAGHLNEVPEDSVQALDVITRHLPSMRYTPVGRSFFSPPEGYYHPLGGGREVWFGFHQSVRPAMWNMMLNIDVSATAFYRAQPIIEFMCEVLDIQNINEQTKPLTDSQRVKFTKEIRGLKVEVTHCGQMKRKYRVCNVTRRPASHQTFPLQLENGQAMECTVAQYFKQKYSLQLKYPHLPCLQVGQEQKHTYLPLEVCNIVAGQRCIKKLTDNQTSTMIKATARSAPDRQEEISRLVKSNSMVGGPDPYLKEFGIVVHNEMTELTGRVLPAPMLQYGGRNKTVATPNQGVWDMRGKQFYAGIEIKVWAVACFAPQKQCREDLLKSFTDQLRKISKDAGMPIQGQPCFCKYAQGADSVEPMFKHLKLTYVGLQLIVVILPGKTPVYAEVKRVGDTLLGMATQCVQVKNVVKTSPQTLSNLCLKINAKLGGINNVLVPHQRPSVFQQPVIFLGADVTHPPAGDGKKPSIAAVVGSMDGHPSRYCATVRVQTSRQETSQELLYSQEVIQDLTNMVRELLIQFYKSTRFKPTRIIYYRGGVSEGQMKQVAWPELIAIRKACISLEEDYRPGITYIVVQKRHHTRLFCADKTERVGKSGNVPAGTTVDSTITHPSEFDFYLCSHAGIQGTSRPSHYQVLWDDNCFTADELQLLTYQLCHTYVRCTRSVSIPAPAYYARLVAFRARYHLVDKDHDSAEGSHVSGQSNGRDPQALAKAVQIHHDTQHTMYFA, from the exons atggaAGCGCTGGGACCCG GGCCCCCAGCAAGTCTTTTCCAGCCACCGCGTCGCCCAGGCCTGGGAACTGTTGGGAAACCCATCCGCCTCCTAGCCAATCATTTTCAGGTTCAGATCCCCAAGATTGATGTTTATCACTATGATGTAGATATCAAACCAGAAAAACGCCCCCGAAGAGTGAACAG AGAGGTGGTGGATACTATGGTGAGACACTTCAAGATGCAGATATTTGGAGATCGGCAACCTGGATATGATGGGAAACGCAACATGTATACTGCACACCCATTACCTATTGGCCGGGATAGA GTGGATATGGAGGTGACACTtccaggagaggggaaggaccaGACATTTAAAGTATCCATTCAGTGGGTATCAGTCGTCAGCCTTCAGTTGCTGCTGGAAGCTCTGGCAGGGCACTTGAATGAAGTTCCTGAAGATTCTGTACAGGCGCTTGACGTAATCACACGGCACCTTCCCTCCATGAG gtacACTCCTGTGGGTcgctcctttttctccccccctgaAGGTTATTACCACCCTCTGGGTGGTGGCAGGGAGGTCTGGTTTGGTTTCCACCAGTCGGTCAGGCCTGCCATGTGGAACATGATGCTCAACATTGATG TGTCAGCAACTGCTTTCTATCGTGCCCAGCCTATCATTGAGTTCATGTGCGAGGTCTTGGACATTCAGAACATAAATGAACAAACTAAGCCTCTTACGGACTCGCAGCGTGTCAAGTTTACCAAAGAAATCAGAG GTCTAAAAGTAGAGGTTACCCACTGTGGCCAGATGAAGAGAAAATACCGAGTTTGCAATGTTACTCGGCGACCAGCCAGTCATCAGAC GTTtcctctgcagctggaaaatgGGCAGGCTATGGAGTGTACAGTAGCTCAGTATTTTAAGCAGAAGTACAGTCTGCAGCTAAAATATCCTCACCTTCCCTGTCTCCAAGTAGGACAGGAGCAGAAACACACATACTTACCACTTGAG GTGTGTAACATAGTGGCAGGCCAGAGATGTATAAAGAAGCTAACGGACAATCAGACATCGACTATGATAAAAGCAACTGCAAGATCAGCACCGGACCGACAGGAAGAAATCAGCAGACTA GTGAAAAGTAACAGTATGGTTGGTGGACCTGATCCATATCTGAAGGAGTTTGGTATTGTTGTCCATAATGAAATGACGGAGTTGACAGGCAGAGTTTTGCCAGCACCAATGCTGCAATATGGAGGCAGG AACAAGACTGTGGCCACACCAAACCAAGGTGTGTGGGACATGAGAGGGAAACAGTTCTATGCTGGCATTGAGATTAAAGTTTGGGCTGTTGCCTGTTTTGCTCCTCAAAAACAATGCAGGGAAGACTTACTAAA GAGTTTTACTGACCAGCTGCGCAAGATCTCGAAGGATGCAGGGATGCCGATCCAAGGCCAGCCCTGTTTCTGCAAATACGCCCAGGGTGCAGACAGCGTGGAGCCCATGTTTAAACACTTAAAACTGACTTACGTTGGTCTGCAGCTGATCGTGGTGATTCTACCTGGAAAGACGCCTGTTTACG CTGAAGTAAAGCGAGTTGGTGACACTCTTCTAGGAATGGCCACTCAGTGTGTTCAGGTAAAGAATGTGGTAAAAACCTCACCACAAACACTGTCCAACCTGTGTCTGAAGATAAATGCAAAGCTTGGAGGAATCAACAATGTGCTGGTACCTCATCAAAG GCCATCGGTGTTCCAGCAGCCAGTGATCTTTTTGGGAGCAGATGTCACTCACCCTCCTGCTGGGGATGGAAAGAAGCCATCCATTGCTGCTGTGGTAGGCAGTATGGACGGCCATCCTAGCCGTTACTGTGCTACGGTGCGTGTGCAGACCTCCCGCCAGGAGACCTCCCAGGAGTTGCTGTACAGTCAGGAGGTGATACAGGACCTGACTAATATGGTGCGAGAACTATTGATCCAGTTTTACAAATCCACTCGTTTCAAGCCCACAAGGATCATTTACTACCGAGGGGGAGTATCAGAAGGACAGATGAAGCAG GTAGCTTGGCCAGAACTGATAGCAATCCGGAAGGCCTGTATTAGTTTGGAAGAAGATTATAGACCAGGAATAACCTACATTGTCGTGCAGAAAAGGCATCACACCAGACTATTCTGTGCTGACAAAACTGAAAGG GTGGGTAAGAGCGGCAACGTACCAGCAGGCACTACTGTGGACAGCACGATCACACATCCTTCTGAATTTGACTTTTACCTCTGTAGCCATGCAGGAATTCAG GGAACCAGCCGGCCCTCCCACTACCAGGTCTTGTGGGACGACAACTGTTTTACCGCAGACGAACTACAGCTTTTGACGTATCAGCTGTGTCACACGTACGTCCGGTGTACGCGATCAGTCTCTATTCCAGCTCCTGCATACTATGCCAGGCTGGTAGCGTTTAGGGCCAGATACCATCTTGTGGACAAGGATCATGACAG tgctgaagGCAGCCATGTGTCAGGACAGAGCAATGGCCGCGATCCTCAGGCTCTGGCAAAGGCAGTGCAGATCCACCATGATACTCAGCATACGATGTATTTTGCTTGA
- the LOC104311142 gene encoding protein argonaute-4 isoform X2 encodes MEALGPGPPASLFQPPRRPGLGTVGKPIRLLANHFQVQIPKIDVYHYDVDIKPEKRPRRVNREVVDTMVRHFKMQIFGDRQPGYDGKRNMYTAHPLPIGRDRVDMEVTLPGEGKDQTFKVSIQWVSVVSLQLLLEALAGHLNEVPEDSVQALDVITRHLPSMRYTPVGRSFFSPPEGYYHPLGGGREVWFGFHQSVRPAMWNMMLNIDVSATAFYRAQPIIEFMCEVLDIQNINEQTKPLTDSQRVKFTKEIRGLKVEVTHCGQMKRKYRVCNVTRRPASHQTFPLQLENGQAMECTVAQYFKQKYSLQLKYPHLPCLQVGQEQKHTYLPLEVCNIVAGQRCIKKLTDNQTSTMIKATARSAPDRQEEISRLVKSNSMVGGPDPYLKEFGIVVHNEMTELTGRVLPAPMLQYGGRNKTVATPNQGVWDMRGKQFYAGIEIKVWAVACFAPQKQCREDLLKSFTDQLRKISKDAGMPIQGQPCFCKYAQGADSVEPMFKHLKLTYVGLQLIVVILPGKTPVYAEVKRVGDTLLGMATQCVQVKNVVKTSPQTLSNLCLKINAKLGGINNVLVPHQRPSVFQQPVIFLGADVTHPPAGDGKKPSIAAVVGSMDGHPSRYCATVRVQTSRQETSQELLYSQEVIQDLTNMVRELLIQFYKSTRFKPTRIIYYRGGVSEGQMKQVAWPELIAIRKACISLEEDYRPGITYIVVQKRHHTRLFCADKTERASNSGNVPAGTTVDSTITHPSEFDFYLCSHAGIQGTSRPSHYQVLWDDNCFTADELQLLTYQLCHTYVRCTRSVSIPAPAYYARLVAFRARYHLVDKDHDSAEGSHVSGQSNGRDPQALAKAVQIHHDTQHTMYFA; translated from the exons atggaAGCGCTGGGACCCG GGCCCCCAGCAAGTCTTTTCCAGCCACCGCGTCGCCCAGGCCTGGGAACTGTTGGGAAACCCATCCGCCTCCTAGCCAATCATTTTCAGGTTCAGATCCCCAAGATTGATGTTTATCACTATGATGTAGATATCAAACCAGAAAAACGCCCCCGAAGAGTGAACAG AGAGGTGGTGGATACTATGGTGAGACACTTCAAGATGCAGATATTTGGAGATCGGCAACCTGGATATGATGGGAAACGCAACATGTATACTGCACACCCATTACCTATTGGCCGGGATAGA GTGGATATGGAGGTGACACTtccaggagaggggaaggaccaGACATTTAAAGTATCCATTCAGTGGGTATCAGTCGTCAGCCTTCAGTTGCTGCTGGAAGCTCTGGCAGGGCACTTGAATGAAGTTCCTGAAGATTCTGTACAGGCGCTTGACGTAATCACACGGCACCTTCCCTCCATGAG gtacACTCCTGTGGGTcgctcctttttctccccccctgaAGGTTATTACCACCCTCTGGGTGGTGGCAGGGAGGTCTGGTTTGGTTTCCACCAGTCGGTCAGGCCTGCCATGTGGAACATGATGCTCAACATTGATG TGTCAGCAACTGCTTTCTATCGTGCCCAGCCTATCATTGAGTTCATGTGCGAGGTCTTGGACATTCAGAACATAAATGAACAAACTAAGCCTCTTACGGACTCGCAGCGTGTCAAGTTTACCAAAGAAATCAGAG GTCTAAAAGTAGAGGTTACCCACTGTGGCCAGATGAAGAGAAAATACCGAGTTTGCAATGTTACTCGGCGACCAGCCAGTCATCAGAC GTTtcctctgcagctggaaaatgGGCAGGCTATGGAGTGTACAGTAGCTCAGTATTTTAAGCAGAAGTACAGTCTGCAGCTAAAATATCCTCACCTTCCCTGTCTCCAAGTAGGACAGGAGCAGAAACACACATACTTACCACTTGAG GTGTGTAACATAGTGGCAGGCCAGAGATGTATAAAGAAGCTAACGGACAATCAGACATCGACTATGATAAAAGCAACTGCAAGATCAGCACCGGACCGACAGGAAGAAATCAGCAGACTA GTGAAAAGTAACAGTATGGTTGGTGGACCTGATCCATATCTGAAGGAGTTTGGTATTGTTGTCCATAATGAAATGACGGAGTTGACAGGCAGAGTTTTGCCAGCACCAATGCTGCAATATGGAGGCAGG AACAAGACTGTGGCCACACCAAACCAAGGTGTGTGGGACATGAGAGGGAAACAGTTCTATGCTGGCATTGAGATTAAAGTTTGGGCTGTTGCCTGTTTTGCTCCTCAAAAACAATGCAGGGAAGACTTACTAAA GAGTTTTACTGACCAGCTGCGCAAGATCTCGAAGGATGCAGGGATGCCGATCCAAGGCCAGCCCTGTTTCTGCAAATACGCCCAGGGTGCAGACAGCGTGGAGCCCATGTTTAAACACTTAAAACTGACTTACGTTGGTCTGCAGCTGATCGTGGTGATTCTACCTGGAAAGACGCCTGTTTACG CTGAAGTAAAGCGAGTTGGTGACACTCTTCTAGGAATGGCCACTCAGTGTGTTCAGGTAAAGAATGTGGTAAAAACCTCACCACAAACACTGTCCAACCTGTGTCTGAAGATAAATGCAAAGCTTGGAGGAATCAACAATGTGCTGGTACCTCATCAAAG GCCATCGGTGTTCCAGCAGCCAGTGATCTTTTTGGGAGCAGATGTCACTCACCCTCCTGCTGGGGATGGAAAGAAGCCATCCATTGCTGCTGTGGTAGGCAGTATGGACGGCCATCCTAGCCGTTACTGTGCTACGGTGCGTGTGCAGACCTCCCGCCAGGAGACCTCCCAGGAGTTGCTGTACAGTCAGGAGGTGATACAGGACCTGACTAATATGGTGCGAGAACTATTGATCCAGTTTTACAAATCCACTCGTTTCAAGCCCACAAGGATCATTTACTACCGAGGGGGAGTATCAGAAGGACAGATGAAGCAG GTAGCTTGGCCAGAACTGATAGCAATCCGGAAGGCCTGTATTAGTTTGGAAGAAGATTATAGACCAGGAATAACCTACATTGTCGTGCAGAAAAGGCATCACACCAGACTATTCTGTGCTGACAAAACTGAAAGGGCAAGTAAT AGCGGCAACGTACCAGCAGGCACTACTGTGGACAGCACGATCACACATCCTTCTGAATTTGACTTTTACCTCTGTAGCCATGCAGGAATTCAG GGAACCAGCCGGCCCTCCCACTACCAGGTCTTGTGGGACGACAACTGTTTTACCGCAGACGAACTACAGCTTTTGACGTATCAGCTGTGTCACACGTACGTCCGGTGTACGCGATCAGTCTCTATTCCAGCTCCTGCATACTATGCCAGGCTGGTAGCGTTTAGGGCCAGATACCATCTTGTGGACAAGGATCATGACAG tgctgaagGCAGCCATGTGTCAGGACAGAGCAATGGCCGCGATCCTCAGGCTCTGGCAAAGGCAGTGCAGATCCACCATGATACTCAGCATACGATGTATTTTGCTTGA